Sequence from the Clupea harengus chromosome 20, Ch_v2.0.2, whole genome shotgun sequence genome:
ACTAGATGTGCATGTACTGCTTCTGACGATACAATACAACTAGGAGTTGTGTGCAACAGAAACAATTGAAAGTTCATAAAGTTACATACAAggctaaataaatataaatatgattCTCATTGAGTTATCTAACCCCAAAACTAAGCTGAGGGATAGGTAATGTGCCTGTGCTTAGCATGTCCTGATGAGAGTCTCAGAGGTTCTTATCCTACTAGATATAATCCCAGTTTGCTCAACAGCTGGTACCGTCACGTTTTTAAATACATCAAATGTAAGAGAGGCAATCTTACGCTTCTTtggcacacacagtgcacacccAGGCTCCGTTGGGGTGCACCAGGCGACAGTTCCTGCAAACATGGTGTTTGCATACGCGACACTGGCTGGCAGTGCCAAAGAGTCTGCCCAGTGGCTCCTGGCACCGCCCGCAGCTGCGCTCGCTGTACTTGCCACTGCCACGCTTAGCGCCCCTCCTCTTCATGTCTAGCATCTCCAGCTTCATCTTCCTACAGCACAACCCAGGTTAAACTAAACGTTAtcaatgtgtttctgttgtctTATCCTTCTCATCTAAAAGTGACAAATCCTTTTTTAAACAAAATTATGCAAGAGTCAAGAGACTCCACACTTCAAGAAATTCTCTGAATATGTGGCTATTAGACAGACCCTTCTAAACTAAAGGTTACCAATATCTGGTTTTGGGTAGGGGACCATTTCTTTAATTATGTTGCACTTGTCAATATagatttcttcaaaacaatcAAAACGCCAAAAGATCACATAAAGGCTGCATAGTTTTTTGAAGAGCAAGTTGAGTTAACGGCTCCTGCATTAGTGCCCAAAGGGGGTGTCTCTTACCTGACCCTCTGCTCCTCAGCCCGCCTGagctcctcatctctcttcagcACGTTCAGGATGAGCTCCCGCTCTGACTCGGTCAGAAACGCCACGTTCACCTCCAGCATCCTCAAGCGCTCACCCAGCTAtccttactaacacacacacacacacagcacattatCCTCTCAGCAAAACATCCTCTAAAATCATAAATCATCGGCACTAGAAAACTTTCGCCCCTAATCCGTCACATGATGAAGATCATTTACAACATACACCAAGTATGTCTACAAGTGTGATTCACATGTAAACAGGTTCTGCTGGTGTTGCCTGCATCTCCATATGTAAAGGAGAACTTTACATCTAGGGTCCGAAGGAGTGGCAAAGAATGGGTAGAGACAGCACTGGAGGGGAATACAGGGGCTGGAGTGACCTTTCCTTCTCTTTACCATGCAGGGAGGCCTCCATGCAGAGAGACTGCcgctgccagccagccaggggTTTGACACGCTGCCCTGCAGGGGCTGGGCAATTAAGATTGCAatgataacaaaaacacaagcctTGAACAACATGCCCACAACAGCACTGACGTGTCAGGCAAAGGTTTGTTTCAACGAGAGGAATTAAAGCGCTCACATCCAAATCGTGTCTGGATATACAGTCAGATTAATGATTCAAACAGTTTAGGAGTGGTATTAAGTTACAGATTAATACAAAACACTGGGTGGATGAAATTAAATTTTAAGGCACAAACTTCGAGAGATGTATATACTGAATCAGAAATCGGAATTTGACCATTTTAGTTGATGATAGGATTACATTTGAATGACACCCTACCATTTTCCCATCAAATGTATagcatttttttcttccactACTAGTGTCATAAATGGAAAGAGGTTAATGATTAATTTCCAAAAACATTCCAAACAAGAGGCAAGGGGAATGAAATATTGATCCAAGTTAGCCAACGCTAAATAATTGCTGAGGACTGACCTTCATGGCCAGCAAGTAAATGTCATAGTAAACTCTGCGTTATACCTAGTCTGAAAGATTCAAGAGAGGGCATGGGAATATCGCCATAGGCTGACCCCATTTCTGCTGTCAAGTAAATGGGCACAGCCAGAACGTTAAGACTGATGGTGGAGTTGGCTGTGCCCGCTCCCACAGGGCCAACCTGGCAGACGTTCTCAAGAGGGCGAACGGGGGGGAAGCAAAGACAACATGAGCTCAGCAGCATATCACTGGGTGCCACCCTCTAAGGATACACAGTCAAGGGTGGAGTGCCGTGTATAATTATTTATTCAGTGCTGATATTTCGTTGGAAGTGACAGCGTGACACGCACGGCGTCTACTTAGTACGCTGTCAAGACAGTGACTCAATCGTTTTTGCAGTAGACTATTTCGATTTGTGCGTGCGTTCTAGTCTTTTAAGACCACCACGCCAGTTAAAATCCTTATGGACACCACCCAAAAAGAGaacatattttttaaagaataGTCTAACTAGAAAGTACTATGAATGTATGACCTGCTCGTTCACAGGGTTGCTGGCAGACCTGTTTAAATACAGTTTGTGGTTGAATAGGAGGTGAATGCCAACCCTGCAACCTGGCAACACACCACAACGGACCCCTGCCGCTGTCAAAACGTAATTCTTTCAATTTGTGGAAATATAACTGAAACAGTGACATTGTTAGGCTACAATGTTACCAGAGTGCGTCTTTAGTGAAATGAACAGCGTGCCACTAGCTTCAAACACTAGAAAGCAGAAAACAAGCAGAAATCGTTtgaatatgaaaaacaacacagattCCCTTCAACGCCGAGTTGCGTTGCCGACGAGACATCGAGGAAATATGAACAGTGATTTACATAACGTCAGTTTGATCACCTGGATAAAACTAACTAACCAGCTATGTTATTCAACAAGAAGCTAAAAATCGCATCAAAGATCATGCAAGTTTGGCTACCGATCATTTAAATTCATGACAAGAAATTGAAGTGCCGAACATCAGTAATCCACGCCTGCGCAAGTGAACTATTCTAACAATGATAACACCTGCCTAAACCCAAACCCTCATAAAATGTTTCCCCACTGTAAAAATTGTATCATCTCTGTGAGTTATTCCAAGTCGTTTTACTTACCAAAGCCTTTCAGGTAGTCCGTctaccacttacacactctccctcttcctgcgATGCCCACGAAAGCACAAGTCGTTAGAGCTACGCCAAAACAATCTCAATCCCGGAAGGTGGACAACTTCTTCCCCTAAGGATATCGTAGTTGTGCTATGCGCCATGAGGTTTTGTACCAGGTGTCAGTGATGAATGGATGAAACTTAATCCGCAAATTAATACCACCTTTTCGGTTAGATATTTCTTACGGAGGATTTACACAAACGTATTTAAATACATAGCCTACGCCCTACGTATTTAAAAGATACTTCTCCCAAATCTGTAACGAGTAGGCTATATTTGGAACACTTTTTACATTACCGTACAAAAACTACTGAAAACGTTATTTTTCATATATTTCTTTTGCTTCTCTACTTAAATAGAGATTATCAATAATATCTACATGAAGTTCATATTTTCCACAATTAGCTCATAAACACCAgtacttaatttaatttaatttaatttaatttaatttaataaaaaagTATAAACATACAATATTGTATTTGTAAGTGTAGAACACATCTGACAGCGGTAATAACTTAATGAATCAGATGAATAGTGAGTTTGCTGCTGAATACTTTTCAGCATTTGTCACAAGGGTCTGCATTCTAAATCAAGCACTATATGATGAATATGTGGGGCATAGGACTTCACATTCTCAATATGCTTAATCTGAGTCCTCCATGACCTTCGAGCCAAGGCTGTCAATAGTTCAGCAATGCGGCTGGCTGTGTCCTCTGCCCAAGTCTTCCAAGCTAATCTGTCTCTGTTGGTCCCGCTGGGAGCATCTTGTGAAACCTGCGTCTCGTCGTCAACCTCAGCTCCGTTTTCTCTATCTGTGGCAGTAGCGTCTTGAAGCCTGGTATCCGTGCTGCACACTGGTGAGGTGACGTTTTGGTGGATGTGCAGGACTCCACCTGTGTCTCTCCTCAGCAGACGGCACGCCACAGCCCAGCTCGACTCGGAGCTGGGGATGAAGCCCAGATTCACGCGGTCGGCCAGGTCCTCCAGAGGGAGCTGTAGAAGATAAATGAGATGAAGTGTCCTCCATCCCCACAATGAGGCTATGATTTGCAATGTTTTTGAGGTCAGAAATGTGCCATAATACATTTTCAAGGTTGTCCTGAACAGAATCGAAGCAGACATCCAGCATTTGCAATGAAAATTAGGCTACTTTCCAAGATATTTCCTTGATGAAAATGACAAAGAACTGATTATGAAACATCCATCACCCATGTAGCCCAGGCCAGGCCAACTAATATTCTAAGGGAGACCTTCCCTTGCAACATCTACCATTAATGAAAACACTGCTTGGGTAAAATTACAGTGGAAAGAGCTTAAGAAGGGATAATTACCAACATCATTGACGTTCCTAAGGCTAAACTGGTGGAGCAGGTTGCAAGTAACAAAGAGTCTATGGATCCAATTCCTAAGGAGGACATATTGCCATGAAGTGTACTGTAAGTCCCTTTGTATAAACGCATCTATAACGTAAATTTAAAAcaatgtatatttatttcataATCAATATTGTTGACACCTACTTGTCTGTTATCTCCCTGGTGGACAGTGCAGCGCTCTGACACTTTGTTTAAATGCAGATTCCTCTTCAGAGCTTCCACTGCATCTGGGTTCCATTCACACGCATGGACGTGGGCGGCATCTGCATGCACCAGGTAGGGAAGTGTGAAATATCCGATACCTGTACAGTTGGGTGAGCACAACATGAAGTCAATGCAAACAAGGAAGTAGTTTTAAAACACGAAAGGCAATGCAAGCAGATTCAACATTTCAAGTGGATTACAGTACCTTTCAACACCATGTATCTTATAAGGTCTTACCTGCATACAGATCCACAACTGTTTCTCCACTGCAGTTGAATGAAGCTATCCTCAGTTTCTCAGTAATGTTTCCAAATGAGAACATACACTTGGTAATGTCAAACTCATACCTGAAGTATAAATCAGTTTAGGCAACTGTCAAGCAAAATTAATCTCTTACATGATTTGTAATACTATCACTTTAAGGTGACCTAGCCTTGTAGTCTGGAGACTCTAAATTGATTTTTAATTGGATTAGAGTCACTGAAAAAGTGGAATCTGAAGAATTACATTTTGGGTGACTGCATCAACATTTAATAAATCTCCACTGAATCTTTCCAGAGTCAcagattttttaaatcaaaacacCTATTTTTAACGGGATTACTTCACCCTTGCTAATCTGTAAATTAGTTATAAAGAAGATCTGGGTCTCTTCCACTTCCAGGTTAAACCCCAATGCAAACTGACCTGAGATGTCtgttagagacagacagaaagtgacCTTGTACATGATCTGTAGTGTTGTCTGCTTAGTTTTTAACATCAAGTAATTAAGATAAATGTCTCATgtcgtaaaaaaaaagaagttttaCCTTATTTTGTTATCTACGTGTGTAACATAGCTGCTGTCTCCCAGCAACAGGGTCACCAGTGGAGTCCTAAAACCATCCTTTGAGATCTGTTTAATTTGAGCTAGACGCTTTGCACCCAGTTCACGTGCAACTGTAGGCCACAACTCTGATCCTACAGTAAGCAAGATTTTGCAAAAAATTACACACAAGTCACAACAGAATCCAATTAactacaaaaacagacacaatatATCAAGAAAAACAATCTGTAGCCTACCTCTGAACATCAACTCACCCATTTTCTTCCAAGCAGGCAGAGTGAAGCAGTCCTCTCCGATAAGAACCAAATCACCATGGCAATGCCAGCTTTGGGGTAGGTCATTCTTTAGATCCTCATTCCAGCTCACTCCATGAGATGACAGTTGGTCCTGTAGAACCTCATCAAGTTTTTCACTAAATGACTTTGAGTTTTTCCTCTTGGAGAGCCGAGGGGCCTATAGTATTTCAGGAAATAAATCATAGAAACTGCATAGAATTACACCTTCATATTCTATAATTCCATACGCCTCTATAAATTGTATTAAATATAATTGCATCAACCCACCTGGATTTGTACAATTCCACACGTGCTACCATGGGCTACACTGGGTAGAAGAGTGGATAAATGAATATGTTGCAATGAGGATGGCAAGAGTGGTAAGGTGACAGTTCCGTCCGAATGCTTCTGTATGCTATATCTCGGGTCCAAGGCACCTTTCCTCTGCAGGTGTTTTCTACAGAGATGACACGGACAAAGTTGAATTCTGAGCAGGTT
This genomic interval carries:
- the trmt12 gene encoding tRNA wybutosine-synthesizing protein 2 homolog — protein: MDMVPSLKVPQSGAQLYRKHLQRKGALDPRYSIQKHSDGTVTLPLLPSSLQHIHLSTLLPSVAHGSTCGIVQIQAPRLSKRKNSKSFSEKLDEVLQDQLSSHGVSWNEDLKNDLPQSWHCHGDLVLIGEDCFTLPAWKKMGSELWPTVARELGAKRLAQIKQISKDGFRTPLVTLLLGDSSYVTHVDNKIRYEFDITKCMFSFGNITEKLRIASFNCSGETVVDLYAGIGYFTLPYLVHADAAHVHACEWNPDAVEALKRNLHLNKVSERCTVHQGDNRQLPLEDLADRVNLGFIPSSESSWAVACRLLRRDTGGVLHIHQNVTSPVCSTDTRLQDATATDRENGAEVDDETQVSQDAPSGTNRDRLAWKTWAEDTASRIAELLTALARRSWRTQIKHIENVKSYAPHIHHIVLDLECRPL